A stretch of the Azorhizobium caulinodans ORS 571 genome encodes the following:
- a CDS encoding NADP-dependent isocitrate dehydrogenase produces the protein MAKIKVANPVVELDGDEMTRIIWQYIKDKLIHPYLDIDLEYYDLSVENRDATNDQVTIDAANAIKKHGVGVKCATITPDEARVKEFNLKEMWKSPNGTIRNILGGVIFREPIICKNVPRLVPGWTQPIVVGRHAFGDQYRATDFKVPGKGTLTISFVGEDGTKIEKEVYKFPGAGVALSMYNLDESIRDFARASLNYGLMRNYPVYLSTKNTILKAYDGRFKDIFQEIYDTEFKAEFEKRKLTYEHRLIDDMVASALKWSGGYVWACKNYDGDVQSDIVAQGFGSLGLMTSVLMTPDGQTVEAEAAHGTVTRHYREHQKGKETSTNSIASIFAWTRGLAHRAKLDGNDELKRFADTLEKVCVDTVEAGDMTKDLALLVGADQKWLSTTGFLDKVSENLAKALAA, from the coding sequence ATGGCGAAGATCAAGGTCGCAAATCCGGTCGTCGAGCTCGACGGCGATGAGATGACGCGGATCATCTGGCAGTATATCAAGGACAAGCTGATCCACCCCTACCTTGATATCGACCTCGAGTATTATGACCTTTCGGTCGAGAACCGCGACGCGACCAACGATCAGGTCACGATCGACGCGGCGAACGCCATCAAGAAGCACGGCGTGGGCGTCAAGTGCGCCACGATTACTCCCGACGAAGCCCGCGTGAAGGAATTCAACCTCAAGGAAATGTGGAAGTCGCCGAACGGCACCATCCGCAACATCCTCGGCGGCGTGATCTTCCGTGAGCCCATCATCTGCAAGAACGTGCCGCGCCTCGTGCCGGGCTGGACGCAGCCGATCGTGGTCGGCCGCCATGCCTTCGGCGACCAGTATCGCGCCACCGACTTCAAGGTGCCCGGCAAGGGCACGCTGACCATCTCCTTCGTGGGCGAGGACGGCACGAAGATCGAGAAGGAAGTCTACAAGTTCCCGGGCGCTGGCGTTGCCCTGTCCATGTACAACCTGGACGAGTCGATCCGCGATTTCGCCCGCGCCTCGCTGAACTACGGCCTGATGCGGAACTATCCGGTCTATCTCTCCACGAAGAACACGATCCTGAAGGCCTATGACGGCCGCTTCAAGGATATCTTCCAAGAGATCTACGACACCGAGTTCAAGGCCGAGTTCGAGAAGCGCAAGCTGACCTACGAGCACCGCCTGATCGACGACATGGTCGCTTCCGCCCTCAAGTGGTCCGGCGGCTATGTGTGGGCCTGCAAGAACTATGACGGCGACGTGCAGTCCGACATCGTGGCCCAGGGCTTCGGCTCGCTCGGCCTGATGACCTCCGTGCTGATGACTCCCGATGGCCAGACTGTCGAGGCTGAAGCCGCCCACGGCACGGTGACCCGCCACTATCGCGAGCACCAGAAGGGCAAGGAGACTTCCACCAACTCCATCGCCTCCATCTTCGCCTGGACCCGTGGCCTCGCGCACCGCGCCAAGCTCGACGGCAATGACGAGCTGAAGCGCTTCGCCGATACGCTCGAGAAGGTCTGCGTCGATACGGTCGAGGCCGGCGACATGACCAAGGACCTCGCCCTGCTGGTCGGCGCCGACCAGAAGTGGCTGTCCACCACGGGCTTCCTCGACAAGGTGTCCGAGAACCTCGCAAAGGCCCTCGCGGCCTGA
- a CDS encoding MFS transporter translates to MSMATDAAPLPPTGLRLSLTLALQGAILGAFFAASAAPTPLYRLYQEQWGFSPTTLTLVFASYAFGLLAALLTIGALSDHVGRRPVIFGALALELASMALFFAAADVNHLILARLVQGYASGAATAAIGAGVIDCDRRIGPLVSSITPMVGMAVGALGTATLILYAPAPLHLVYVLLGGLFALQAALIWATPETGPTKPGALGSLVPRVRVPVAARSMLLRVSAPNIALWSVGAFSLSLMPSLVKAATGITSPILGGLLVCALTLPGASAVLLMRPVAPPLGLRICSLLVAGGFLVILAGTHVGSAPVMVGGMLVTGFGFGGAFMNAVRLLVPLATPGERGMLLSAFYVESYLAFSLPALAAGALAHTLGLVVTADLYGAFIILLALTGALVRLP, encoded by the coding sequence ATGTCCATGGCTACGGACGCCGCACCCCTCCCCCCGACGGGCCTTCGGCTCTCCCTGACGCTCGCGTTGCAGGGAGCGATCCTCGGCGCCTTCTTCGCCGCCTCCGCCGCGCCGACGCCGCTCTACCGCCTCTATCAGGAGCAGTGGGGCTTCTCGCCGACGACGCTGACGCTCGTCTTCGCCAGCTATGCCTTCGGCCTGCTGGCGGCACTCCTCACCATCGGCGCCCTGTCCGACCATGTGGGCCGCCGGCCGGTGATCTTTGGCGCGCTGGCGCTGGAACTCGCCTCCATGGCGCTCTTCTTCGCCGCTGCGGACGTGAACCACCTGATTCTCGCCCGCCTCGTGCAGGGCTATGCCAGCGGCGCGGCGACGGCCGCCATCGGCGCCGGGGTGATCGATTGCGACCGCCGGATCGGGCCGCTGGTCAGCAGCATCACGCCCATGGTGGGCATGGCTGTCGGCGCACTGGGCACCGCCACACTCATTCTCTATGCACCCGCGCCGCTGCACCTCGTCTATGTTCTACTCGGCGGCCTCTTCGCCCTTCAGGCGGCGCTCATCTGGGCCACGCCGGAGACGGGGCCGACGAAGCCGGGCGCGCTCGGTTCGCTGGTGCCGCGGGTGCGGGTGCCGGTGGCGGCGCGCAGCATGCTGCTGCGGGTCTCGGCGCCGAATATCGCCTTGTGGTCCGTGGGCGCCTTCTCGCTTTCGCTGATGCCCTCGCTGGTAAAGGCGGCAACCGGGATAACCTCGCCGATCCTCGGGGGGCTGCTGGTGTGCGCCCTCACCCTCCCCGGCGCCTCCGCCGTTCTGCTGATGCGCCCGGTCGCGCCGCCCCTCGGGCTGCGCATCTGCAGCCTTCTGGTCGCCGGCGGCTTTCTCGTGATCCTCGCCGGCACCCATGTGGGCTCGGCACCGGTGATGGTGGGCGGGATGCTGGTAACGGGCTTCGGCTTCGGCGGCGCCTTCATGAATGCGGTGCGCCTGCTGGTGCCGCTCGCAACGCCGGGTGAGCGGGGCATGCTGCTGTCGGCCTTTTATGTGGAGAGCTATCTCGCCTTCAGCCTCCCGGCCCTCGCCGCCGGGGCCCTCGCCCACACGCTGGGTCTGGTGGTCACAGCCGATCTCTACGGCGCCTTCATCATCCTGCTGGCCCTCACCGGCGCGCTGGTGCGTCTGCCGTGA
- a CDS encoding MDR family MFS transporter, with protein MSVTAAAPAQLDHSEIRSILFGVMLAMLLAALDQTIVATALPTIGADLGDFESLSWVVTAYLLTSTAVTPLYGRLSDVHGRRMMMLIAISIFSVGSLACALAPNMVVLIFARGLQGLGGGGLISLAQTIIADIVSPRERGRYQGYFASVFMASSLCGPVLGGVLAQHLHWSLIFWINLPLGLAAYFMTDRQLRRLPRHERKAKVDVIGAVLMVVSTISLLLLLTWGGVRYAWDAPEILALGGAAVIFAVLFVWRLRTADEPFLPLPVLLHPVVARGTATALMTMGTLIALSINVPLYFETARGLSASQSGLALIPLMGGVVLGALLAGRALFMLEHYKRVAISGIAVAILGLLFLSLGPERPPLPLMLLVFGLMGIGIGCVLPITTVSIQNAVEPHQMGTATGTMNFFRSLGSAVLVAGFGAVLMAALGLGPGQGNLEQLIGGADQAGLASAFRIVFGCASVTLMLGLLALMSMEQKPLRTSVRKTSEEGGVVGVGE; from the coding sequence ATGTCCGTCACTGCCGCCGCTCCTGCCCAGCTCGACCATTCCGAAATCCGCTCCATCCTCTTCGGCGTCATGCTGGCCATGCTGCTGGCGGCGCTGGACCAGACCATCGTGGCCACGGCCCTGCCCACGATCGGCGCCGATCTCGGGGATTTCGAGAGCCTGTCCTGGGTGGTGACGGCCTATCTGCTGACCTCGACCGCCGTGACGCCGCTCTATGGCCGGCTCAGCGACGTGCATGGGCGGCGCATGATGATGCTCATCGCCATCTCGATCTTCTCGGTCGGCTCGCTCGCCTGCGCGCTCGCCCCCAACATGGTGGTGCTGATCTTCGCCCGCGGTCTTCAGGGGCTCGGCGGCGGCGGACTGATCTCGCTGGCCCAGACCATCATTGCGGACATCGTGTCTCCCCGCGAGCGCGGACGCTATCAGGGCTATTTCGCAAGTGTCTTCATGGCGAGCAGCCTGTGCGGGCCGGTGCTCGGCGGCGTGCTGGCGCAGCATCTGCACTGGTCGCTCATCTTCTGGATCAACCTGCCGCTCGGCCTCGCGGCCTATTTCATGACCGACCGCCAGCTCCGCCGCCTGCCGCGCCACGAGCGCAAGGCCAAGGTGGATGTCATCGGCGCCGTGCTGATGGTCGTCTCCACCATTTCCCTGCTGCTGCTTCTGACCTGGGGCGGTGTGCGCTACGCTTGGGATGCGCCGGAAATCCTCGCGCTCGGCGGTGCCGCGGTGATCTTCGCCGTGCTCTTCGTCTGGCGCTTGCGCACCGCCGACGAACCTTTCCTGCCGCTGCCGGTCCTCCTGCATCCGGTGGTGGCGCGCGGCACGGCCACCGCTCTGATGACCATGGGCACGCTGATCGCCCTGTCCATCAATGTGCCGCTCTATTTCGAGACCGCGCGCGGCCTGTCTGCCAGCCAATCGGGCCTCGCCCTCATTCCGCTCATGGGCGGCGTGGTGCTGGGGGCTCTCCTCGCCGGCCGGGCGCTGTTCATGCTCGAGCACTACAAGCGCGTGGCCATCTCCGGTATCGCAGTGGCCATTCTCGGTCTGCTGTTTCTGTCGCTGGGCCCGGAACGGCCGCCGCTGCCGCTGATGCTGCTCGTGTTCGGCCTGATGGGCATCGGCATCGGCTGCGTGCTGCCCATCACCACGGTTTCGATCCAGAACGCCGTGGAGCCGCATCAGATGGGCACCGCCACCGGCACCATGAACTTCTTCCGCTCGCTCGGCTCGGCGGTTCTGGTGGCGGGCTTCGGCGCGGTGCTGATGGCCGCCCTTGGTCTGGGGCCGGGGCAGGGCAATCTCGAACAGCTCATCGGCGGCGCCGATCAGGCGGGGCTCGCCTCCGCCTTCCGTATCGTCTTCGGCTGCGCTTCCGTCACGCTGATGCTGGGGCTTCTTGCGCTGATGAGCATGGAGCAGAAGCCGTTGCGCACGAGCGTCCGAAAGACCTCCGAAGAAGGCGGGGTGGTCGGCGTCGGCGAATAG
- a CDS encoding cyclic nucleotide-gated ion channel, with the protein MEPSGSGEAAVDATWDMKRWRKRVYEVLERDAVRDTTAHVVHVGLILLILGNAAGAVLETVPEIDTEYRIELHLFEMFSFLAFSTEYALRLWAAPEHPRFRGLPSAKARFRYALTANAIIDLLSVLPFGLVLLVHADLRTLALFRLVRFMKLARYSPGLASLVEAIRNERHALVACFGIIGAVVLISASAMYIAEREVQPKVFGSIPLAAWWAVVTVTTVGYGDAVPVTLVGRLIAAATMLCGLIMLALPVGIIASSFADVIRRRDFVVTWGMVARVPLFADLDAAGIGEILRILSSHTAQPGEILARRGDPARSMYFILSGEVQVELEEGIVLLGEGQFFGEMALLSRTVRSGTIRCLTRTQLLILDGRDLEDLMARRPEIRKRIDDLRGTRTLHPLKPRGDILSEEMGSPGDDNGPRRS; encoded by the coding sequence ATGGAACCGTCTGGATCGGGCGAGGCGGCAGTGGACGCAACGTGGGACATGAAGCGGTGGCGCAAGCGCGTCTATGAGGTGCTTGAGCGCGACGCCGTGCGCGACACGACCGCCCATGTGGTGCATGTGGGCCTCATCCTGCTCATCCTCGGCAATGCGGCGGGGGCGGTTCTGGAGACGGTGCCGGAGATCGATACGGAATACCGGATCGAGCTGCATCTGTTCGAGATGTTCTCCTTCCTCGCCTTCAGCACGGAATATGCGCTCCGCCTCTGGGCGGCGCCCGAGCATCCCCGCTTCCGGGGGCTTCCTTCCGCCAAGGCGCGCTTTCGCTATGCGCTGACCGCCAACGCCATCATTGACCTTCTCTCCGTGCTGCCCTTCGGCCTCGTGCTGCTGGTGCATGCGGACCTGCGCACGCTGGCCCTCTTCCGGCTGGTGCGCTTCATGAAGCTTGCCCGCTATTCGCCGGGCCTCGCCTCGCTGGTGGAAGCGATCCGCAACGAGCGTCACGCTCTGGTGGCCTGCTTCGGCATCATCGGCGCTGTGGTGCTGATTTCCGCCTCCGCCATGTATATCGCCGAGCGGGAGGTGCAGCCCAAGGTCTTCGGCTCCATCCCGCTCGCGGCCTGGTGGGCGGTGGTGACGGTGACCACGGTCGGCTATGGCGACGCGGTGCCGGTGACCCTCGTCGGGCGGCTGATCGCGGCCGCCACCATGCTCTGCGGCCTCATCATGCTGGCGCTCCCCGTGGGCATCATCGCCTCGTCCTTCGCGGATGTGATCCGGCGGCGGGACTTCGTCGTGACCTGGGGGATGGTGGCGCGCGTGCCGCTGTTTGCGGACCTCGATGCCGCCGGCATCGGCGAGATCCTGCGCATCCTCTCCTCCCACACGGCCCAGCCCGGCGAAATCCTGGCGCGGCGGGGCGACCCGGCCCGCTCGATGTATTTCATTCTCTCCGGCGAGGTGCAGGTGGAGCTGGAAGAAGGCATCGTGCTCCTGGGAGAGGGGCAGTTCTTCGGCGAGATGGCGCTGCTCTCCCGCACGGTGCGGAGCGGCACCATCCGCTGCCTGACCCGCACCCAGCTGCTCATCCTCGACGGCCGCGACCTAGAGGACCTGATGGCGCGCCGTCCGGAAATCCGCAAGCGCATCGATGATCTTCGGGGCACGCGCACGCTGCACCCGCTGAAGCCGCGCGGCGACATCCTCTCCGAGGAAATGGGCAGCCCCGGAGACGACAACGGCCCGCGCCGCTCCTGA
- a CDS encoding TetR/AcrR family transcriptional regulator, whose product MGEETGRKGLRPGGRSARVQAAVHAAVRDLLAERERGEISVPLVAARAGVTPSTIYRRWGDLQDLLADVALEQMRPDTDPAETGTLRGDLIAWVDQYREEMSSAPGTAMIRDVLASLEGSDPARQCCAISQAQLSVIFARAAARGEAVPDLDLATDLCIAPVVYRILFTDRPMDGDYVRTLVDRLLMSLRP is encoded by the coding sequence ATGGGTGAGGAGACGGGTCGCAAGGGGCTGAGGCCGGGCGGGCGCAGTGCGCGCGTTCAGGCCGCTGTCCATGCCGCCGTCCGGGACCTTCTGGCCGAGCGCGAGCGGGGCGAGATCAGCGTGCCGCTGGTGGCCGCCCGCGCCGGCGTCACGCCCTCGACCATCTATCGCCGCTGGGGCGATCTGCAGGACCTTCTGGCCGATGTGGCGCTGGAGCAGATGCGCCCCGACACGGATCCGGCGGAGACCGGCACGCTCCGAGGCGATCTCATCGCCTGGGTGGACCAGTATCGCGAGGAGATGTCCTCGGCGCCCGGCACGGCCATGATCCGGGATGTTCTCGCCAGTCTCGAAGGCTCCGACCCCGCACGCCAGTGCTGCGCCATCTCGCAGGCGCAACTGTCGGTGATCTTCGCGCGGGCGGCAGCCCGGGGGGAGGCGGTGCCGGACCTCGATCTGGCAACCGACCTGTGCATCGCGCCTGTCGTCTACCGCATCCTCTTCACGGACCGCCCCATGGACGGCGACTACGTGCGCACCCTGGTGGACCGCCTTCTGATGTCGCTGCGGCCGTAA
- a CDS encoding RNA methyltransferase, which yields MPGAGTDSTKPWIAGGPVVILVEPQLGENVGSAARAMGNFGLSRLRVVNPREGWPNEKARIFCAGADRILDDAQLFPDLRSALADVSYAVATTARERGMAKPVNGADVVAQDAVVRLKAGEDVALVFGRERTGLYTEEVSLCDSILTLPVNPAFASLNLATAVAVTAYEWSKAATGNALPFVMPERSPPADRVDLFAFFDHLERELEEAAFFRSPEKAPSTTRNIRNIFHRCELTKQDLATLHGMITALVEGREGREQRKAERNAKAAAKRNPASGTDIGAAGEGGAEG from the coding sequence ATGCCCGGCGCCGGAACCGACAGCACGAAGCCCTGGATCGCCGGCGGGCCGGTGGTGATCCTCGTCGAGCCACAGCTCGGCGAGAATGTCGGCTCGGCGGCGCGGGCCATGGGCAATTTCGGCCTCTCCCGTCTGCGCGTGGTGAACCCGCGCGAGGGCTGGCCGAACGAGAAGGCGCGCATCTTCTGCGCCGGTGCGGACCGAATTCTCGACGACGCCCAGCTTTTCCCCGACCTGCGCAGCGCGCTGGCGGACGTGTCCTATGCCGTGGCCACCACGGCCCGCGAGCGCGGCATGGCCAAGCCGGTGAATGGCGCGGACGTGGTCGCGCAGGATGCGGTGGTGCGCCTGAAGGCGGGTGAGGACGTGGCGCTGGTCTTCGGCCGCGAGCGCACGGGTCTCTATACGGAAGAAGTGTCGCTCTGCGATTCGATCCTCACCCTGCCGGTCAATCCCGCTTTCGCCTCGCTGAATCTGGCTACCGCCGTGGCTGTGACCGCCTATGAATGGTCGAAGGCGGCCACCGGCAATGCTCTGCCCTTCGTCATGCCCGAGCGCTCGCCGCCGGCGGACAGGGTCGATCTTTTCGCCTTCTTCGATCATCTGGAGCGGGAACTGGAGGAGGCGGCTTTTTTCCGTTCGCCGGAAAAGGCGCCTTCGACCACGCGCAACATCCGCAACATCTTCCATCGCTGCGAGCTCACCAAGCAGGATCTCGCCACCTTGCACGGCATGATCACCGCGCTGGTTGAGGGGCGCGAAGGCCGTGAGCAGCGCAAGGCCGAGCGCAACGCCAAGGCCGCCGCCAAGCGCAATCCGGCCTCCGGCACGGACATCGGCGCAGCCGGGGAGGGCGGCGCGGAGGGTTGA
- a CDS encoding cycloisomerase, giving the protein MTIRPVLTVRPASAMARRAGAGLALALVLAAPAASAQELRPAAQTIARFEVPEARQAVAVTDRYAYAIDNRIIVKLDKATGKPLAKWEGPKAGPIIHMDSGVVRDGKLYTAHSNYPDWPMTSSIEVWDAESLKHLESHSFGIERGSLTWLDRDPQGRWWGAFANYNRVFDKSPLAYGNKYATQIVRFNPDWSIAEAFVYPDALVAKFQDMSNSGGAFGPDGRLYITGHDNAELYVVAPPEMGSVMRWQETIPLEIAGQGFAFDPSDPGVVWGIIRGKTAAGSLITVSRLPARP; this is encoded by the coding sequence ATGACCATCCGCCCCGTTCTGACCGTACGACCCGCGAGCGCAATGGCCCGCCGTGCCGGCGCCGGCCTTGCGCTCGCCCTTGTTCTGGCCGCGCCCGCCGCCTCGGCGCAGGAACTGCGCCCCGCCGCCCAGACCATCGCCCGCTTCGAGGTGCCTGAGGCGCGCCAGGCGGTGGCGGTGACGGACCGTTATGCCTATGCCATCGACAACCGCATCATCGTCAAGCTGGACAAGGCGACCGGCAAGCCCCTGGCCAAATGGGAGGGGCCGAAGGCCGGCCCCATCATCCATATGGACAGCGGCGTGGTGCGCGACGGCAAGCTCTACACCGCCCACTCCAATTATCCCGACTGGCCGATGACCAGCTCCATCGAGGTCTGGGATGCGGAAAGCCTGAAGCATCTGGAAAGCCACAGCTTCGGCATCGAGCGGGGCTCGCTCACCTGGCTGGACCGCGATCCGCAGGGCCGCTGGTGGGGCGCCTTCGCCAATTACAACCGCGTGTTCGACAAGAGCCCGCTCGCCTACGGCAACAAGTACGCCACCCAGATCGTGCGCTTCAATCCCGACTGGAGCATCGCCGAGGCCTTTGTCTATCCCGATGCGCTGGTGGCGAAGTTCCAGGACATGAGCAATTCCGGCGGCGCCTTCGGGCCGGACGGGAGGCTCTACATCACCGGCCACGACAATGCCGAGCTTTACGTAGTGGCGCCGCCCGAGATGGGCTCGGTGATGCGCTGGCAGGAGACCATCCCGCTGGAGATTGCCGGCCAGGGCTTTGCCTTCGACCCTTCAGATCCCGGCGTGGTGTGGGGCATCATCCGCGGCAAGACCGCCGCCGGCAGCCTCATCACCGTCAGCCGCCTGCCCGCGCGGCCCTGA
- the topA gene encoding type I DNA topoisomerase — MQVVIVESPAKAKTINKYLGPGYEVIASYGHIRDLPSKDGSVDPEADFRMLWEVDPKAQKRLNDIAKAVKVADGLILATDPDREGEAISWHVLEVLREKKALKGQKVERVVFNAITKQAVLEAMKAPRAVDVALVDAYLARRALDYLVGFTLSPVLWRKLPGARSAGRVQSVALRLVCDREREIELFVAKEYWSIAATLATPRGDTFEARLSGADGKKITRLSVGTAEEAAAFRAALDTAAFSVRNVEAKPVRRHPQPPFTTSTLQQEASRKLGLAPARTMQIAQRLYEGVDIGGETAGLITYMRTDGVDMAPEAVTATRNAISAQYGARYLPGTPRKYTTKAKNAQEAHEAIRPTDPSRHPREMARHLDAEQARLYELIWTRTIASQMESAELERTTADIIAKAAGRELELTATGTVVKFDGFLTLYREGKDDEDDDEESRRLPAMSAGEALDKREIKTDQHFTEPPPRYSEASLVKRMEELGIGRPSTYAAVLAVLRDREYVKLEKKRLVPEDKGRLVTAFLQSFFKKYVEYDFTADLEEKLDEISAAEIDWKQVLRDFWNDFSLAVDATKELRVSQVIDALDEILTAHLFPAKEDGSDPRLCPTCGSGRLSLKMGKFGAFIGCSNYPECRYTRPLSGGEGEAGGDGVRKLGTDPETGLEVTLRDGRFGAYLQLGEAVDGEKPKRSSLPKGLAPADVDLETALALLALPRRVGTHPEDGEPILAGIGRFGPYIQHGKVYANLEAADDVLTVGLNRAVVLLAEKQSRGRGGRGAAPAGRTLGDHPTEGGAITVRAGRFGPYVNHGKINATLPKSQDPDSLTLEQALALIEAKAAASPSARKPARKSASADGAAKKAPAKKTATKTAAKKTTTKAAGTKKTAKAKADAAAEE; from the coding sequence ATGCAGGTCGTCATCGTCGAATCGCCGGCTAAGGCGAAGACGATCAACAAATATCTCGGACCAGGCTACGAGGTCATCGCGTCCTACGGGCACATCCGCGACCTTCCCTCCAAGGATGGATCGGTGGACCCGGAAGCGGACTTCCGGATGCTCTGGGAGGTTGATCCCAAGGCCCAGAAGCGGCTCAACGACATTGCCAAGGCGGTCAAGGTGGCTGACGGCCTGATCCTCGCCACCGACCCGGATCGCGAAGGCGAGGCCATTTCCTGGCACGTGCTGGAAGTGCTGCGGGAGAAGAAGGCGCTGAAGGGCCAGAAGGTCGAGCGCGTCGTCTTCAACGCCATCACCAAGCAGGCCGTGCTGGAGGCCATGAAGGCCCCGCGCGCCGTGGACGTGGCGCTGGTGGACGCCTATCTCGCGCGCCGCGCGCTGGACTATCTCGTCGGCTTCACCCTTTCTCCCGTGCTGTGGCGCAAGCTGCCCGGCGCCCGCTCCGCCGGCCGCGTGCAGTCGGTGGCGCTGCGCCTCGTCTGCGACCGCGAGCGCGAGATCGAGCTGTTCGTCGCCAAGGAATACTGGTCGATCGCCGCGACGCTGGCGACGCCGCGCGGCGACACCTTCGAAGCCCGCCTGTCCGGGGCCGACGGCAAGAAGATCACCCGCCTCTCGGTGGGCACGGCCGAGGAGGCCGCCGCCTTCCGCGCGGCCCTCGACACGGCGGCCTTCAGCGTGCGCAACGTGGAAGCCAAGCCCGTGCGGCGCCATCCGCAGCCGCCGTTCACCACCTCGACGCTCCAGCAGGAGGCGAGCCGCAAGCTCGGCCTTGCGCCGGCCCGCACCATGCAGATCGCCCAGCGCCTCTACGAGGGCGTGGACATCGGCGGCGAAACGGCCGGTCTCATCACCTATATGCGAACCGACGGCGTGGACATGGCGCCGGAGGCCGTGACTGCCACGCGCAATGCCATCTCGGCGCAGTACGGCGCCCGCTACCTGCCCGGAACGCCGCGCAAATACACCACCAAGGCGAAGAATGCGCAGGAGGCCCACGAGGCCATCCGTCCGACCGACCCTTCGCGCCATCCGCGCGAAATGGCCCGCCATCTCGATGCGGAACAGGCCCGGCTCTACGAGCTGATCTGGACCCGCACGATCGCGAGCCAGATGGAATCGGCCGAGCTCGAACGCACCACCGCCGACATCATCGCCAAGGCCGCCGGCCGCGAGCTGGAGCTGACCGCCACCGGCACGGTGGTGAAGTTCGACGGCTTCCTGACCCTCTATCGCGAGGGCAAGGACGACGAGGACGATGACGAGGAGAGCCGCCGCCTGCCCGCCATGAGCGCCGGCGAAGCCCTCGACAAGCGCGAGATCAAGACCGACCAGCACTTCACCGAACCGCCGCCGCGCTATTCGGAAGCCTCGCTCGTCAAGCGCATGGAGGAGCTCGGCATCGGCCGCCCCTCCACCTATGCCGCCGTGCTCGCGGTGCTGCGCGACCGCGAATATGTGAAGCTGGAAAAGAAGCGCCTCGTTCCCGAGGACAAGGGCCGGCTCGTCACCGCCTTCCTCCAGAGCTTCTTCAAGAAGTATGTGGAGTACGACTTCACCGCCGACCTCGAGGAGAAGCTCGACGAGATCTCCGCCGCCGAGATCGACTGGAAGCAGGTGCTGCGCGACTTCTGGAACGACTTCTCCTTGGCGGTGGACGCCACCAAGGAGCTGCGCGTCTCGCAGGTGATCGACGCCCTCGACGAGATCCTGACCGCGCACCTCTTCCCGGCGAAGGAAGACGGCAGCGATCCGCGCCTGTGCCCGACCTGCGGCAGCGGCCGCCTGTCGCTCAAGATGGGTAAGTTCGGCGCTTTCATCGGCTGCTCGAACTATCCCGAATGCCGCTACACCCGCCCGCTCTCGGGCGGCGAGGGCGAAGCGGGCGGCGACGGCGTGCGCAAGCTCGGCACCGATCCCGAGACCGGCCTCGAAGTCACTCTGCGAGACGGCCGTTTCGGCGCCTATCTCCAGCTCGGCGAGGCGGTGGACGGCGAGAAGCCCAAGCGCTCCAGCCTGCCCAAGGGCCTTGCTCCGGCGGACGTGGACCTGGAGACGGCGCTCGCGCTGCTGGCCCTGCCCCGCCGCGTCGGCACCCATCCGGAAGATGGCGAACCCATCCTCGCCGGCATTGGCCGCTTCGGCCCCTATATCCAGCACGGCAAGGTCTACGCCAATCTGGAAGCGGCGGACGACGTGCTCACCGTCGGCCTGAACCGGGCCGTGGTGCTGTTGGCGGAGAAGCAGTCCCGCGGCCGCGGCGGTCGCGGCGCGGCGCCGGCCGGGCGCACGCTGGGCGATCACCCCACCGAAGGCGGGGCGATCACGGTGCGCGCGGGCCGCTTCGGGCCTTACGTGAACCACGGCAAGATCAACGCCACGCTGCCGAAGTCGCAGGATCCAGACAGCCTGACGCTGGAACAGGCTCTCGCCCTGATCGAAGCCAAGGCCGCCGCCTCCCCGAGCGCCCGCAAGCCGGCACGCAAGAGCGCGTCCGCCGACGGCGCTGCGAAGAAGGCCCCGGCCAAAAAGACTGCGACCAAGACCGCCGCCAAGAAGACCACCACCAAGGCTGCGGGGACGAAGAAGACCGCCAAGGCCAAGGCGGACGCCGCGGCCGAGGAGTGA